The nucleotide sequence TTAATGTTAATaaacaaaatcttcaaaaaGATCATTTGGATCTAAGTGCTTTATAATGAAAAACAGAAAAGCAAACACTTTCTAAATCatttaaggataatttttgCTTAACTTGTGCACAAGACATGATAGATAAACTAGTACTTACATATTTTGTACGTTATCAATAAACTGAAAGTTGACATGTTGCAGAGGCCCTTGGACATGaggataattccctttctattTGAGGTTGGTCCTTGTCGCTCCATATTGTCATAGTTTGTAAAACTTTTGCATTATTTAGAATATATCTTGCTAACATAATATTATGCTGTAGGTCACTAAAGGTAAAGTCCCGAATAGTGCAGGTTCTAAGAGATAATTGAAGGCATTGTGGAGGGAACTTAGGGTCCACCCAACTTTCTTGTTCTTGTCCTTCAATGTGCTCATCCCACCAACTGTGTGTCTTCTGTTAATAAttcacaaaacaaattaaacataaggtattaatttttttaaaaaagaaacataaaggTATGTTAAGAAAAGATAAACTAAATACAATTCTTAAAAAGAACAAACCTGATAAAGCTCGAGATTTTGAAGTTTAGGGCAGTGGTGGAGCGCTTGTAATACCGAATCCCAAATATTGTTGATCACCAAGTGAGTCAAATTATGGTAGGTAGCAAAATCATACGGAGTATACATCTAAATTATTTAGAAAGGCAAAATCAGAAATCAtaactaaaacaaaatgaatCACATTTTTCCTATGCATCATATATCATCATATTAATAATCAAACGAACCTCCATTAGTTGTATTTTTAGAAATTCCAAATGAAAAAGTGCTTCCAACGGAAAATAACAACTGTCAGTAATATATGCTCTAATCAACTTGCTTAAGTTTAACCTCTGAATCACTTGACAGAAACTTTCTTCCCACACGTCATTGTAGACGAATAAATTGAATGCCTTGAAATCCTCAAGAATTGGACATCCAGCAAGCAGCAACAACATATCTCGATAATTGTCAAAATTAATGCGTTTCAAATGAAGCGTTTTCAGTGAGGGAAATCCAAATTGAACAGAAGAAACACAAAAGCCCTCTACACGGAACCAACTAAGCTTTAGAACCTCTAGGGTTTTACAGCTAAATATGCTATGGGGTAATCTCGGGGGTACATCAGCATCAACCAGACCATTGAGCATATTGAGAAGAAGATGGAGATGCTGAACTTTGAGTTTAACAACAAGATTAACAAATGTGGTGAGATTTGGAAAGCTATGAAAGTAAGCATGACTGCGGTTAGCATATTCAATGTCGAGGTAGAAACTATTGATTGAGCGAGAACCAGCAATGTCTCGAGAAACAAAGACGGAATTGACTAACTGATTGAAGTGGAGAATGGATTCTATGTTTCCCAATTTGATGTTGGTGAAGTCAAGAAAAGGAATAGAGCACCATAGATGAATCCACCTCTTTGAAAGAACTCCAGTGATAACGGCGTCTTTGGTAGGATTGAAAGAGAGAATGTGGCGAAGGATATCATCTGATAAACTGCTTAGCCTGTCCTCCGATGCCAACGAGTCAACGACATTGTTTTCTGCCGGAGTTCAGAAGTTAGAACGAAAAACTATTAGTTCAGATTGAATATCAGTTTTAGATTATCGaagccaaaaaaaaagtattattatgCATCACATGATTGCtcaaacctaaaccctaaattaAACGATTAAACTGCAACAGAAATGTTGAAATCAGAAATCagtggaaggaaaaaaaaccaaaaatcaattcGAAGAACAATCAATGTTGAAATCAGAAATTCAAACACCAAGAAATcaattaaaatggaaaaaataacaGGATGCTAAACACTCACCAAAAGGAAGAGGAAGCGGGGGAACTGAGAGCGAAGAACTGCGTGGAGTGGAGAAACGAAATGAAATGAAGAAGGTGAAATAGGAAATGAGTGGTGTTCAGggttttagtttttcttttggcTTAATTATATAATTGGTGGCTTAAATAATTATGAGATTTCGATTTCATCCTCTTATTAATTTTCGCTCCATTTAAGTTATCTCCATCCCCCATTTAAATTCATTCCGTCagattttaataaaaacacatcTTCTTTATTCATAAACTTCATCCTTAAATCCAAAAAATTTATCATCTTCATAACCAAATccagaaaaattaataaaattcataacaaaattcaaaaaaaaaaactcaaaatcttcatcatcatcatccaaaattAACACACAAATTTCTAAAGAAAAGAAGGGAGttatcaaaaaattaatattaacaaatCCGGATCCGGTTGTTGAAGGTTGGACACtcccttcatcatcatcataatacaAAGTTAGAAACCCTAATCTTAAATTCGTTATAGTGGAACATTTGCCTTCAACAATGGTTTATCGGGAAGATTCTCGTTCCAATCCAAATTGTTTTCCATTACCAAAAACCCATTAATATCATTCATCTATTTCTTTAAAATCACAGCGAAACATAGGAAGATCCATGTGAACAAGAAGATTTAGTATCTTCGATGAAGATAACGGTAGTTGCACTTTCACCGAAAGATCCACCTGTGTATCGAAAAGTCTCACCGATTCCGTCATCGACCTCCGTCTCGGCAAACTTGCTTCCAAGAATAACAAATATGGAAAATCATCAACTTCTGAACAAGAGCTTCAAAATCTTTCTCAAGCTTTTAGTGAATATGCTTATTCAGCTTGTAGCAGTGATATCTCCGGTGAGCTTGGAGGGGACAAAGAAGGTCGATTGAAGAAGGGGAAATTGGAAATCTAAGATTTTCCCCTTttctaattatttatatttaatttaattaaatatctttttttaattttaacatacaaaatttaattaaatttgtgttaattttggatgataatgataaagataatattttgggttttttttttagctcaagatttttttttttttagttttgtgaTGAAGTTTATAAATTTTGTTGGGCTTTGCTACGAAGATGATGAGTTTTTTAGGTctgatgatgaatttgatgaatgaGGAAGATGaatgttaacattttttattaaaatatgacgGAATGGATTTAAGTGGTGGACGGAGATaacttaaatgaccaaaatggaGCGAAAATTAATAAAGGGACCAAATCGAAATCTCATAATTATTTAAGGAACCAATTATATAATAAAGCCTTTTCTTTTTaaccaaatatttatatttatattttggcccttttattttactttataattttttttaggggtacaaaatattttgtatatttgttttttttaattaaatgttattttcacttTCTAACAAACCAAATAATAgactttctctcaaaaaaaaaaaaaacaaaccaaataaTAGACTTATTTTGTGTACAAATATTAGACTCTTTAAAAcaattatgtatatttttttagaaataatgaaaatataaaataactaGTTAAATCATTCCTTATATGaaagaaatgtttttttaaaatatttataaagaaaatgtcAAAAGAACTagcatttcatttttaaaatatcacacTTTTCCTATTAACAAGCTAAAAATAAACACCActtttgtggaaaaaaaaaaacaccacttaaaaaaaaaattaacatattttttgtgtaaaaaaatataatgttaatTCACATAGCTGACACCTATTACGATACTATGCATCGTCAAAGGTAAACCCTACACAAGTTGAACCAACAAGTGACATTcgtaaaatcaaacaaataagaGCACCTAGTGTGCCAACTCCATTAAacactaatataattatttattgattaaACTAAGACTTAATACCCAATTTGCACGTTAAAATTCAAGTAAATAATACTTGGATAATTCTCATTTTAAGAGTTATTAACATACACTTAAATTAGAACAGTGATATATGAACATCCATTTGAAgataactttgtttttctcattttttattggtcaaaaacaatggagtgagaaaaagaaagagaaatgaaaAGAATATAATGTAAGcatgagaaaaataattatcaaaaaattgtcataaaatgattgtacaaatatcatttctctttaaacTATTACCCATACTCAAGTGATGACAGAAAAAACACAGAAAACACAAGTATTCAAAATcagattgaaataaaaaattggcaCAACCTTGTAATTAATCTTTCAAATCTTTCTTACTAGTGAGTGTGTGACACCTTCATGCAACAACCAGAATCATCCCCAAGAATCCACAAAACTGAACCAATTAACTTGATACGTTATCATTCTATCCCACAATTCAAAGTCAAAATTCAAAGGTTTGTTAGGAGAGAGTTGTTTTTCTTATTAACGTAACTGAGGCTACATACACGTTATGGACAGTAGAAATTCTCAATTTAAAGGTAATATTGAGATTTGGAggtatgtatgattttgattattgaaaattaaatagCATGTACAATGCAATATTTAAATAGGGGCATATATCATACCCCATTTTTTACAAAGATATTAATAGTAATATATAAATAGATTTGGAGAGTGTGATTTGACCTCGCCATGGagtaataaaatgtttttatttattttttatttttttttataagtaagGAGTAATAAAATGTTGATTTAAATATgcttttatccttcaaaatataacaccttttgtttttaattcctttaattttattctcAAAATGAATATTACCATGATCAATTTcaatataaacaatttttgttaGACCTAAAACAAAAGATCAacgatcaaaaaaaaaaaattgtatatttataataaccaaaaacatttaTTTACCGAGTCTATATAAAAGCAAAAGAATCGTATACTCGCATTAACATAAATCAATTGATAAGAAACTAGCATTCCACTTTTAGCTAAGGGAAATTACTTTAGCTAACCAGTTACTTCTGCAATCAAATTAAGTCCCGTGAGTGATAGTGTAACTTAAATTGGAATTTTCAAACAAACTCCATTAATCAGGAAGATAGTGACATTCATATTAGAAGTACTTgctttaaaaatagaaatttttaaGTGAATAGGTGTGCGAACCGGTCCACATTCATCTTAGGCATTGCTGAGGAGGGAAATTAATGCACTATCAACCAAATTTACACTGTATACATTTTCCAGTAACATGCATGAACTAGCTAAGtcatttttcctttcttaatACTACATCATGCCACTAGTTTGGTCAATAAGCAAATGAAACATACATGAATTACAATACGTAGCTTCGAATGTCTCTATTTTCTACTTGCTCTCAATATTCCGTCTTATATTGCATGGCTCTTTATTAGAAATACATGAATGAATCTAAGACATACTTTATTAGAAATATCACTTTCACaagtatcat is from Medicago truncatula cultivar Jemalong A17 chromosome 1, MtrunA17r5.0-ANR, whole genome shotgun sequence and encodes:
- the LOC25485404 gene encoding putative FBD-associated F-box protein At3g50710, which translates into the protein MLNGLVDADVPPRLPHSIFSCKTLEVLKLSWFRVEGFCVSSVQFGFPSLKTLHLKRINFDNYRDMLLLLAGCPILEDFKAFNLFVYNDVWEESFCQVIQRLNLSKLIRAYITDSCYFPLEALFHLEFLKIQLMEMYTPYDFATYHNLTHLVINNIWDSVLQALHHCPKLQNLELYQKTHSWWDEHIEGQEQESWVDPKFPPQCLQLSLRTCTIRDFTFSDLQHNIMLARYILNNAKVLQTMTIWSDKDQPQIERELSSCPRASATCQLSVY